In one window of Enoplosus armatus isolate fEnoArm2 chromosome 7, fEnoArm2.hap1, whole genome shotgun sequence DNA:
- the nrl gene encoding neural retina-specific leucine zipper protein, whose product MSSPSLPMPSLPPSPLAMEYLNDFDLLKFEVKPDTPPLPPPCSYPKSGLPHDPSSSPYTSHPPQDSSLSSSPYNSLPPSPTLSDAHPPPSGSSSLSSSSSSISFPLSISNSFTSSGISSGSQGNVEGSPAHGGPQGPTPASLEDLIWLAALQQQFGGEVTGPATLLGALGGVPERGDRERGPVNGFLGCEDAVEALLNSAAAAVSSQFPGLSQSSSSNLGDSSSDSGGDISCAKGTDMCHRPLVFLSSAPPSLPNAAPASAPYPQPLSPQGRLHHHQHHHHQHHPHHPMHGNHHHHHHPQMNQCGANERFSDEQLVSLSVRELNRHLRGVSKDEVVRLKQKRRTLKNRGYAQSCRYKRLQHRHALESEKHVLTQQLEQLQCELTRVLRERDAYKARYEKLLSTNHGIGGDAPPTRTSNPPSPPPDYFL is encoded by the exons atgtcctctccttccctccccatgccctctctcccccccagCCCTCTGGCCATGGAGTACCTAAACGACTTTGACCTCCTCAAGTTCGAGGTGAAACCTgacactcctcctctccctcctccgtgTTCATATCCCAAATCTGGCCTCCCCCACGACCCCTCCAGCTCCCCGTACACCAGCCATCCTCCGCAGGACTCCAGTTTGAGCTCCAGCCCTTACAACTCGCTGCCACCCTCGCCGACGCTCAGCGACGCCCACCCGCCACCTTCAGgatcctcctccctctcttcgtcatcctcctccatctccttccccctctccatctccaacAGCTTCACCTCCTCCGGCATCAGCTCCGGCTCTCAGGGGAACGTGGAAGGCAGCCCGGCCCACGGCGGGCCTCAGGGTCCCACCCCGGCCTCGCTAGAGGACCTGATCTGGCTGGCAGCGCTGCAGCAACAGTTCGGAGGCGAGGTGACGGGCCCCGCCACTTTGCTGGGGGCCTTGGGAGGAGTGCCAGAGcgaggggacagagagagggggccGGTTAACGGCTTTCTGGGTTGTGAGGATGCTGTGGAGGCTTTACTGaactcagctgctgcagctgtcagcTCACAG TTTCCAGGTCTTTCTCAGAGTTCGAGCAGCAACCTGGGAGACTCCAGCAGCGACAGCGGCGGTGACATCTCTTGCGCCAAAGGGACAGACATGTGCCATCGCCCGCTCGTCTTCCTCTCATCGGCCCCTCCCTCGCTACCCAACGCCGCCCCCGCCTCGGCTCCCTACCCGCAACCCCTCAGCCCCCAGGGCCGCCTTCATCACCACCAGCATCACCATCATCAGCACCACCCGCACCACCCCATGCATGgcaaccatcaccatcatcaccacccaCAAATGAATCAG TGTGGGGCGAACGAGCGCTTCTCTGATGAGCAGCTGGTGAGCCTGTCGGTGCGGGAGCTGAACCGACACCTGCGTGGCGTGAGCAAGGATGAGGTGGTGCGCTTGAAGCAGAAGCGCCGCACGCTAAAGAACCGCGGCTATGCCCAGTCCTGCCGCTACAAGCGCCTACAACACCGCCACGCTCTGGAGTCAGAGAAACATGTGCTCACacaacag TTGGAACAGCTACAGTGTGAGCTGACTCGAgtgctgagggagagagacgcCTACAAGGCTCGCTACGAGAAGCTCCTCAGCACGAACCACGGCATCGGCGGCGACGCCCCACCGACCCGCACCAGCAACCCACCTTCCCCACCCCCTGACTACTTCCTCTGA